One genomic window of Piliocolobus tephrosceles isolate RC106 chromosome 19, ASM277652v3, whole genome shotgun sequence includes the following:
- the TOB2 gene encoding protein Tob2: protein MQLEIKVALNFIISYLYNKLPRRRADLFGEELERLLKNKYEGHWYPEKPLKGSGFRCVHIGEMVDPVVELAAKRSGLAVEDVRANVPEELSVWIDPFEVSYQIGEKGAVKVLYLDDSEGCGAPELDKEIKSSFNPDAQVFVPVGSQDSSLSNSPSPSFGQSPSPTFIPRSAQPITFTTASFAATKFGSTKMKKGGGAASGGGVASSGAGGQQPPQQPRMARSPTNSLLKHKSLSLSMHSLNFITANPAPQSQLSPNAKEFVYNGGGSPSLFFDAADGQGSGTPGPFGGSGAGTCNSSSFDMAQVFGGGANSLFLEKTPFVEGLSYNLNTMQYPSQPFQPVVLAN from the coding sequence ATGCAGCTAGAGATCAAAGTGGCCCTGAACTTCATCATCTCCTACTTGTACAACAAGCTGCCCCGGCGCCGGGCAGACCTGTTTGGGGAGGAGCTAGAGcggcttttgaaaaataaatatgaaggcCACTGGTACCCTGAAAAACCCCTGAAGGGCTCTGGCTTCCGCTGTGTTCACATTGGGGAGATGGTGGACCCCGTGGTGGAGCTGGCCGCCAAGCGGAGTGGCCTGGCGGTGGAAGATGTGCGGGCCAATGTGCCTGAGGAGCTGAGTGTCTGGATTGATCCCTTTGAGGTGTCCTACCAGATTGGTGAGAAGGGAGCTGTGAAAGTGCTGTACCTGGATGATAGTGAGGGCTGTGGTGCCCCAGAGCTGGACAAGGAGATCAAGAGCAGCTTCAACCCTGACGCCCAGGTGTTCGTGCCCGTTGGCAGCCAGGACAGCTCCCTGTCCAACTCCCCATCACCATCCTTTGGCCAGTCACCCAGCCCTACCTTCATTCCCCGCTCCGCTCAGCCCATCACCTTCACCACCGCCTCCTTCGCTGCCACCAAATTTGGCTCCACTAAGATGAAGAAGGGTGGCGGGGCAGCAAGTGGTGGGGGTGTAGCCAGCAGTGGGGCAGGTGGCCAGCAGCCACCACAGCAGCCTCGCATGGCCCGTTCACCCACCAACAGCCTGCTGAAGCACAAGAGCCTCTCTCTGTCTATGCATTCACTGAACTTCATCACGGCCAACCCGGCCCCTCAGTCCCAGCTCTCGCCCAATGCCAAGGAGTTCGTGTACAACGGTGGTGGCTCGCCCAGCCTCTTCTTTGATGCGGCCGATGGCCAGGGCAGTGGCACCCCAGGCCCGTTTGGAGGCAGTGGGGCTGGCACCTGCAACAGCAGCAGCTTTGACATGGCCCAGGTATTTGGAGGTGGTGCCAACAGCCTCTTCCTGGAGAAGACACCCTTTGTGGAAGGCCTCAGCTACAACCTGAACACCATGCAGTATCCCAGCCAGCCGTTCCAGCCCGTGGTGCTGGCCAACTGA
- the LOC111548957 gene encoding ATP synthase subunit f, mitochondrial-like: MSSGHQDSKMASVVSVKDKKLLEVRLGELPRWILMRDFSPSGIFRAFQRGYYQYYNRYIDVRTGSISGVTMVLACYVLFSYCLSYKHLKHERLRKYY; encoded by the exons ATGAGCAG CGGACACCAGGACTCCAAGATGGCGTCAGTCGTATCAGTGAAGGACAAGAAACTTCTGGAGGTCAGACTGGGGGAGCTGCCACGCTGGATCTTGATGCGGGACTTCAGCCCTAGTGGCATTTTCAGAGCGTTTCAAAGAGGTTACTACCAGTACTACAACAGGTACATTGACGTGAGAACAGGGAGCATCTCGGGAGTTACCATGGTGCTGGCATGCTATGTGCTCTTCAGCTACTGCCTTTCCTACAAGCATCTCAAGCACGAGCGGCTCCGCAAATACTACTGA